One stretch of Excalfactoria chinensis isolate bCotChi1 chromosome 2, bCotChi1.hap2, whole genome shotgun sequence DNA includes these proteins:
- the SOSTDC1 gene encoding sclerostin domain-containing protein 1, protein MLLPAIHFYGLLLACIFTRSYSAFKNDATEILYSHVVKPAPASPSSNSTLNQARNGGRHYAGTGSDRNNRVQVGCRELRSTKYISDGQCTSINPLKELVCAGECLPLPLLPNWIGGGYGTKYWSRRSSQEWRCVNDKTRTQRIQLQCQDGSIRTYKITVVTACKCKRYTRQHNESSHNFEGTSQAKPVQHHKERKRASKSSKHSTS, encoded by the exons ATGCTTCTCCCCGCCATTCACTTCTACGGCTTACTCCTAGCTTGCATCTTCACGAGAAGCTACTCGGCTTTCAAGAACGATGCCACTGAGATACTTTATTCCCACGTCGTTAAACCTGCCCCTGCGAGCCCGAGCAGCAACAGCACGTTGAATCAAGCCAGGAACGGAGGAAGGCACTACGCCGGCACGGGCTCCGACCGTAACA ATCGTGTTCAAGTTGGCTGCCGGGAACTGCGATCCACCAAGTACATTTCAGATGGCCAGTGCACCAGCATCAACCCCTTAAAAGAGCTGGTGTGTGCTGGTGAATGTCTCCCTTTGCCACTTCTGCCCAACTGGATTGGAGGAGGCTATGGAACCAAGTACTGGAGCAGACGGAGCTCGCAAGAGTGGAGATGTGTCAATGACAAGACTCGCACCCAGAGGATCCAGCTGCAGTGCCAGGATGGAAGTATAAGAACCTACAAAATAACTGTGGTCACGGCCTGCAAGTGCAAGCGATACACCAGGCAGCACAATGAGTCCAGCCACAACTTTGAGGGGACCTCTCAAGCAAAGCCTGTCCAGCAtcacaaagagagaaaaagagccAGTAAATCCAGCAAACATAGTACAAGTTAA